GAATTTAATAGCTTtccatttttatgtctttggTTAAGCTTGGCCAACTTTACACTTTCTTCACTGGGGAAAGTTCTGCACGGGGTTAAAGGCGGCTATTCTGGGCGGACTGGATCCCTTGACCTGGATCAAAGTAGCGGCGCGTCACCGCGGTGGGCGTGGCTAACCGTGAGCGATAACGCCTGTGCGCTCCGATACGTTGCAGTCTGAGGTGCAGCCTGACTCAAGGCGAGAGTAACGGAGCAGAACCGCTGTCCATCTGGGTCTGGGTCTGGATCCGGGTGATGAGAGCCACGAAGAGCATTGTTTTGACGGCGTCATCTTGTTTTTCACTGCATCATCAAAACCGCTCTCGGTCTCCTTCGCAGCAGAACTGCGGCTCTCTCCAACTATGGATTGCTTAATTGAAGTTGGGCCACCCGATCCTGTTTGCGCCAGGGCATCCCCGTGATATTTAGCGAAAGGAGAGAAGTCGTTATGAGCAAGTGTGAAAGCGGAGGATTTCCTGCGCAGAGGCAGCAATTTCATCCTGAGGACACAACATTTTCATTGTGCGTAACGGACATCGATGCGACGGAGCTGTTTGCAACTAAGTGAAATAATTGGCGCAATGTACTAGCAGTTACAGAGAGACTCCTTAGTGTAGAGAGTTTTGTTTGTGAGagcttttatttctctcttgtGCGTGCAGACTGGTTACGCACCACTGTTTTAGCTGCTCCGCGGTCGGGATCTGGAACTGTGAAGCTTTTGAACTTTTCTCtgcaactattttattttatagctgCACCTATGGCTTTGCCGGACAGTGGCATATCTGGAGAGGAGATCCCTTTCCCAGAAATAATAGAGCTCAATGTTGGCGGCCAGGTGTACATAACGCGCTACTCTACCCTCACCAGTGTGCCAGACTCTCTGCTGTGGGAGATGTTCAGTCAGAAGTCAACCAAAGGGCTGGCCAGGGACACCAAGGGGCGTTTTTTTGTGGACCGCGATGGTTTCCTGTTCCGCTACATCTTGGACTACATGCGGGACCAGCAACTGGTTCTCCCGGACCACTTCCCGGAGCGCGGGCGTCTGCAGAGGGAGGCTGAGTTTTTCAACCTGCCGGAGCTCGTCAAGCTGCTGGCGCCCAAAATCAGCAAGCAGAACTCGTTGGGGGATGAGGGGTGTCCGAGCGACCCGGAGGACTCCTCACCCGGGATCGACTCAGCGCGCAGCCTGGGCTCCCTGGGGGCCGCGGCGGCCGCCTGCGCCAGCCTGGTGCCCGGTGCCATGGACGGGAAGCGCTCAGGGTTCATCACCATCGGCTACAGGGGGTCGTACACTCTCGGCCGCGACAGCCACACCGACGCCAAGTTCCGCCGGGTGGCACGGATCATGGTGTGTGGGAAGACCTCCCTGGCCAAGGAGGTGTTCGGAGAGACCCTAAACGAGAGCCGTGACCCGGACCGCCCCCCAGAACGCTACACCTCCCGCTACTATCTGAAGTTCACCTTTTTGGAGCAGGCCTTTGACAAGTTGGCAGATGCAGGCTTTCACATGGTGGCTTGCAACTCCACAGGAACCTGCGCCTTTGCCCACGAACAGACGGACGACAAGATCTGGACCAGCTACACTGAATATGTGTTCTACCGTGAGTGAGATTATCGCTTTATTCCCCTGGCCCCCTTCACCCTGTCTCCAAGAGACCACCCCCCTCTCCTCCAGCCTCCAGCCATCCTGTCTTATCTCTCTGATGGCTTTGTTCCAGTAGATGTACTGTAGATGTTGTGTCCCCCTCCCAGccccatttttctttgcagccTCCAGCTTTTTTCCTTTGAACACTACCCAGCTGCTGCTCCGACTCTTCATACCTCCCTCTGCAAGTCCAGTTTGAAGCTTTTCCTTTCAACCCCAAATCCACCCCGGTCATCCTCAAGTTGCCCTCTCTTCTGTCGCCCGCCCGTCTAGTTGTAGTTCCCCAAAAAGTCAGCCACAGCAATCCATCACCCCTCTCTGCTGAGACTGATGCCTTCTATGTATTAATCTCCTTTGTATCCTGCATATAAATATCTACTAAATTTGCCCTGGTGAAGCACAATACtgtattttcctaaaaacatagCCAGAGTGTTTCTGTGTGGCTATTAAACGCAGTCATAAAGGTATAAAGAAAAGGGCTGAAAGAGTTGTAGTAATGTACTAAGCTACTCTTCCCCTGCTTACTCAAGCAGATCGGACTCT
This Xiphophorus hellerii strain 12219 chromosome 23, Xiphophorus_hellerii-4.1, whole genome shotgun sequence DNA region includes the following protein-coding sequences:
- the kctd12b gene encoding BTB/POZ domain-containing protein KCTD12b; protein product: MALPDSGISGEEIPFPEIIELNVGGQVYITRYSTLTSVPDSLLWEMFSQKSTKGLARDTKGRFFVDRDGFLFRYILDYMRDQQLVLPDHFPERGRLQREAEFFNLPELVKLLAPKISKQNSLGDEGCPSDPEDSSPGIDSARSLGSLGAAAAACASLVPGAMDGKRSGFITIGYRGSYTLGRDSHTDAKFRRVARIMVCGKTSLAKEVFGETLNESRDPDRPPERYTSRYYLKFTFLEQAFDKLADAGFHMVACNSTGTCAFAHEQTDDKIWTSYTEYVFYRE